A window from Drosophila subobscura isolate 14011-0131.10 chromosome O, UCBerk_Dsub_1.0, whole genome shotgun sequence encodes these proteins:
- the LOC117898019 gene encoding uncharacterized protein LOC117898019 — MTNVVSSSAATDRGEPESSASGKMHSAQTPKDGHNEAEAELYLEHLLKDGSQEGDSGSELELPPWYDEQLFKRAQGYYSSYRFVMNAGMLAGLIAVLAVPSILRVLACTRQSSTAFTAYRRYVRTIFHTQAWYNNGVADRKSKFWTSIAAVRQAHARSSHACARRGAGQITQKDLALTQFGFIGFITLGAHRIQLYDNDFLEATTHMWRVLGYLLGIKDEYNICGRNWAESKSRLDIVMRKVYEPALEHTTEEFHRMTEALIHGLWHVNTMLSVEANIFFTKRLACVQGYQYYSFDHRAGEQRDPQQRLHYRDLKLWDRLIVGYGLFIVTFLHKYAIVRWYLNFRVWLVDLLTYYLPYVAIWKFGLKSAYVRIFRTSGEAQEFSLGFKDD; from the exons ATGACGAATGTCGTATCAAGCAGCGCAGCCACGGACAGAGGCGAGCCTGAATCGT CGGCCAGTGGGAAAATGCATTCAGCGCAGACCCCCAAAGATGGGCATAACGAGGCCGAGGCGGAGCTGTATCTGGAGCACCTGCTGAAGGACGGCAGCCAGGAGGGCGATAGCGGGTCCGAGTTGGAGCTGCCGCCATGGTACGATGAGCAGCTGTTCAAGCG CGCTCAAGGCTACTACAGCTCATATCGGTTCGTTATGAACGCGGGGATGCTGGCCGGACTGATTGCCGTTCTAGCCGTACCCTCCATACTCCGAGTACTTGCCTGCACGCGACAATCGTCGACTGCATTCACAGCGTATCGACGCTATGTGCGCACCATCTTCCACACCCAGGCCTGGTACAATAATGGCGTAGCGGACAGAAAGAGCAAGTTCTGGACGAGTATCGCGGCTGTTAGGCAGGCCCATGCCCGCTCTAGTCATGCGTGCGCGAGgcgtggggcagggcagaTCACGCAGAAGGACCTGGCCCTGACCCAATTCGGATTCATTGGCTTTATAACCCTGGGAGCGCATCGCATACAGCTGTACGATAATGATTTCCTCGAGGCCACCACGCATATGTGGCGAGTCCTGGGCTACTTGCTGGGCATCAAGGATGAGTACAACATTTGCGGCCGCAATTGGGCCGAGTCCAAGTCCCGCCTGGACATTGTGATGCGAAAAGTGTACGAGCCGGCGCTGGAGCACACCACAGAGGAGTTTCATCGCATGACAGAGGCGCTCATACACGGCCTGTGGCACGTCAACACAATGCTCTCAGTGGAGGCCAACATCTTCTTCACCAAGCGACTGGCCTGCGTGCAGGGCTACCAGTACTACAGCTTCGATCATCGTGCCGGGGAGCAGCGGGATCCGCAGCAGAGATTGCACTACCGCGACTTGAAGCTATGGGATCGGCTGATTGTCGGCTACGGGCTGTTCATTGTCACCTTTCTGCACAAGTATGCCATTGTGCGGTGGTATTTGAACTTTCGCGTGTGGCTGGTGGATCTGCTCACGTACTACTTGCCCTACGTTGCCATTTGGAAGTTTGGCCTGAAGTCCGCTTACGTGCGAATCTTTCGTACGAGCGGGGAGGCGCAGGAGTTTAGTTTGGGTTTCAAAGATGATTAG
- the LOC117896717 gene encoding rho GTPase-activating protein 92B has translation MKRQFAKIKIAAENLSRSTKADCKDTELETIEKQVDRYRDTIEKIVRKLPALSSSGGSSSSSNGQVSTEEQDKRTKKNSHYKIAQALDESAKELPKDMPLQKVLANCGELEKTIAECIIESELETETKVVRRLKNILDKEIQEISTLKRNVSRTLQEYTSLKRSHEAAIRLDEPAAKVNHIKSQQEECELKLEKERDAWAAQMLELIAKEDEIVNCIRDYVLNQRNYHERALQHVNASLARIQDTIQATEKSRFGTSLKEHLTSTHREISYIVELCCCCLLENGLEEEGLLRVGCASTKLRRMKHALEAQHVKTPLPLDYQDPHVIGSILKLYLRELPEPLLTYNLYKDFIRIAERHTENERKTEIKAILGKLPKENYANLRYLTRFLALVQQRSVHNKMSSQNLAIVMSPNMLWPRIDKSSNAQADYIGQVNSSSAANIIVELLISQWDYFFTGDVEFYVTLQRQKLFVEGKSKSNSSNENLDKHDNEVMESPRYGTLRRQKPNAPSPPSTNGNSTIMTTSQTPQRPHAKELFPQQTPQQEKPAKPPLPNLPQFQVPPAPAPAAANLPTNTQLEALPPPPVTPAKPVPMTRTQFFGLDNLPSPTADRRSTDSIGSFKLKPDVPQKPLLPKRPAVLGVGPAAARHEGKSDDEGAITPTQATIDNGNGSVRYKTEHFLEKLKQENCDTNGTREEAPPSASKENHNHNHEQNSTAVVESQQQQQQPLQQQSQEKATTPISPNSFQTPKRPTVPAPPPPTNRKPSE, from the exons ATGAAGAGGCAATTCGCGAAGATTAAAATTGCAGCAGAAAATTTATCAAG ATCAACAAAAGCAGACTGCAAAGATACAGAGCTTGAGACGATCGAGAAGCAGGTGGACCGATATCGGGATACCATTGAGAAAATTGTGCGTAAATTGCCAGCACTGAGCAGCAGTgggggtagcagcagcagcagcaatggccaGGTATCCACCGAGGAGCAGGACAAGCGGACCAAGAAGAACAGTCACTACAAGATTGCCCAGGCCCTCGATGAGTCCGCCAAGGAGTTGCCCAAGGATATGCCCCTGCAGAAGGTCTTGGCCAATTGTG GGGAGCTGGAGAAGACAATCGCCGAGTGCATCATCGAGAGCGAACTGGAGACGGAGACCAAGGTGGTGAGGCGTTTAAAAAACATCTTGGATAAGGAAATACAAGAGATCTCAACGTTGAAGCGTAATGTCTCGCGCACATTACAGGAATACACCTCACTGAAGCGCAGCCATGAG GCGGCCATACGTCTGGACGAGCCGGCGGCAAAGGTGAACCACATCAAGagccagcaggaggagtgcgagctgaagctggagaaggagcgcgATGCATGGGCCGCGCAGATGCTGGAACTGATTGCCAAAGAGGATGAGATTGTCAATTGCATACGGGACTATGTGCTCAACCAAAGAAATTATCACGAGCGGGCGTTGCAGCACGTGAATGCCTCGCTGGCCCGCATCCAGGACACCATTCAGGCGACGGAGAAGTCACGCTTTGGCACCTCCCTCAAGGAGCACCTGACGTCGACGCATCGTGAGATTTCCTACATCGTGGagctctgctgttgctgcctgctcgaGAATGggctggaggaggagggtcTGCTCCGTGTGGGCTGTGCCAGCACCAAGCTGAGGCGGATGAAGCACGCGCTGGAGGCGCAGCATGTGAAGacaccgctgccgctggactACCAGGATCCCCATGTCATTGGCTCCATACTCAAGCTCTACTTGCGCGAACTGCCCGAGCCGCTGCTCACCTACAACCTGTACAAGGACTTTATACGGATCGCAGAGCGTCACACGGAGAACGAGCGGAAGACAGAGATCAAGGCTATACTGGGGAAGCTGCCAAAGGAGAACTATGCCAATCTGCGCTACCTCACCCGCTTCCTGGCCCTCGTGCAGCAGCGTTCGGTGCACAACAAGATGAGCTCACAGAACCTGGCGATTGTCATGTCCCCCAACATGCTGTGGCCCCGCATCGACAAGAGCAGCAATGCCCAGGCCGACTACATTGGGCAGGTGAACAGCTCGTCGGCGGCCAACATAATTGTGGAGCTGCTGATCAGCCAGTGGGATTACTTCTTCACCGGCGACGTGGAGTTCTATGTGacgctgcagcggcagaagctCTTTGTGGAGGGCAAGAGCAAATCGAACTCCTCCAACGAGAACCTGGACAAGCATGACAATG AAGTCATGGAGAGTCCCCGCTATGGCACGTTACGCCGCCAGAAACCGAACGCTCCTTCGCCGCCCAGCACAAATGGGAACAGCACGATCATGACAACATCACAAACGCCCCAACGGCCCCATGCCAAGGAGCTGTTCCCGCAACAAACACCACAGCAGGAGAAGCCTGCCaagccgccgctgcccaaTTTGCCGCAGTTCCAAGTGCCACCAGCCCCCGCCCCAGCCGCCGCGAACCtgccaacaaacacacagctaGAAGctttgccgccgccaccagtGACGCCCGCCAAGCCTGTACCCATGACACGGACTCAGTTCTTTGGCCTGGACAATTTGCCCTCGCCTACGGCGGACCGCAGGAGCACGGACAGCATCGGCAGCTTCAAGCTGAAGCCGGATGTGCCCCagaagccgctgctgcccaagcGGCCGGCAGTGCTGGGCGtgggaccagcagcagccaggcacgAGGGCAAGAGCGACGATGAGGGTGCCATCACGCCCACGCAGGCAACAATTGataatggcaatggcagtgtaCGCTATAAAACGGAGCATTTTCTTGAGAAACTAAAACAGGAGAATTGTGATACAAATGGAACGAGGGAGGAGGCACCACCATCGGCATCCAAGGAGAACCACAACCATAACCATGAACAGAACTCGACAGCAGTAGTCGagtcacagcaacagcagcagcagcccttgCAACAGCAGTCGCAGGAAAAGGCAACGACACCCATTTCGCCCAACTCATTTCAAACGCCGAAAAGGCCCACGGTGCCAGCGCCGCCGCCTCCCACAAATCGCAAGCCATCGGAATAG
- the LOC117896719 gene encoding uncharacterized protein LOC117896719: MVGPFVQGMLLIGIIYWYSKGMMSMINDYYRSEFNRKLQANAAPKPKAEVPINVDNFMDYVRELETPSEARAGQMVATGAQTAPLSKEYSQILLRFLEITGTLPAYDVCLSSSIS; encoded by the coding sequence ATGGTTGGACCCTTTGTGCAGGGTATGCTTTTGATTGGCATCATCTATTGGTACTCGAAGGGCATGATGTCCATGATCAACGACTACTATCGCAGCGAATTCAATCGCAAACTGCAGGCGAATGCCGCACCCAAACCCAAGGCAGAAGTGCCCATCAACGTGGATAATTTTATGGATTATGTGAGGGAACTGGAGACACCCAGTGAGGCGAGAGCGGGTCAGATGGTAGCCACTGGTGCACAGACAGCTCCACTCAGCAAAGAATACTCGCAAATTCTGCTGCGTTTCCTTGAGATCACTGGGACGCTTCCTGCCTACGATGTCTGTCTCAGTAGCTCTATAAGTTAG
- the LOC117896718 gene encoding uncharacterized protein LOC117896718, whose amino-acid sequence MKSKKSAFANTSTGYGRHKHSGHGAKGHGHGQGHGQGQFGKDKAEGGGKGKSREHPDKPELREEEDKDLNSGFGDYLRTPEAFEMMKLFVFANTIMLIVTMAWPHIKEQFYMINHWLETLREDNRM is encoded by the exons ATGAAATCGAAGAAATCTGCCTTTGCCAACACTTCGACGGGCTACGGCAGGCACAAGCACAGCGGACACGGCGCCAAGGGtcacggacacggacagggacacggcCAGGGACAGTTCGGCAAGGACAAGGCCGAGGGCGGTGGCAAAGGCAAGTCCCGAGAGCACCCGGATAAGCCAGAACTGAGGGAGGAAGAGGACAAGGATTTGAATTCCGGATTCGGCGACTATCTACGCACACCGGAGG CATTTGAAATGATGAAACTGTTTGTCTTTGCCAACACAATTATGTTGATTGTCACCATGGCCTGGCCCCACATCAAGGAGCAGTTCTACATGATCAACCATTGGTTGGAGACCCTCCGCGAAGATAATCGCATGTAG
- the LOC117896858 gene encoding solute carrier family 22 member 1, whose amino-acid sequence MPELSPCSPTGWTPKVRRHSPTPQALGQYSHIFTCTDPEANEPATPTLTRDTSTDVIGHLLGDFGLWQLRTMLIVFLCKIPAAWFMASILFTAPDLYPEEEYSCDTSPFEGADNSSVSVDQCFVMVSHGDSGYALHRCHQFHYSSLSFHSLVMEFDLACLSDIFVAWSQYWHLFGFFMGGVVATKLLPVLSPRQIYVTGIWSLLGCGLLTVLVNDFSLHCALRCLAAIACSLMVTAGEAIFSDIAAGKHRRAALLLYDTFWALGLILLPGMASFAYSWRHIYLEISLPLLVIIFLLPWTPDSPRWVLQHTKDSQTAIDGTVELVLEAARINGHWFHVPKDLPHQLELLRERLLSQSSPVCWLDLWRGHSRTTIHMVAVHMALAAFLVVHVGLLLNIRAFGREHLLLNTMAMGLAEILGCFSALYLTFHHNPRQWQWAGGFCIFGGCIGCLCWFFNGVDMPDAYEISLWLFLSTLPKVAVSCGQSMILACMGELVPPEHRTQFAFSAHTWARVWQLSASLLILLREVSIAFSLTSFCMLVVLGGLCTCCLVTPQQEQALKKGQQRAGNGCHNLIL is encoded by the exons ATGCCGGAGTTATCCCCCTGCAGCCCCACTGGCTGGACGCCAAAGGTGCGGCGCCACTCACCCACGCCCCAAGCTCTGGGCCAATACTCACACATCTTCACCTGCACCGATCCGGAGGCCAATGAGCCAGCTACTCCAACGCTGACCAGAGATACATCCACAGATGTCATTGGACACTTGCTGGGCGACTTTGGACTGTGGCAGCTCCGCACGATGCTCATCGTGTTCCTGTGCAAGATACCCGCCGCCTGGTTCATGGCCAGCATTCTGTTCACAGCCCCCGACCTCTATCCGGAGGAGGAGTACAGCTGCGATACGAGTCCATTTGAGGGCGCTGATAATAGCTCCGTCTCCGTGGACCAGTGCTTCGTGATGGTCAGCCACGGAGACTCTGGCTATGCCTTGCACCGCTGCCACCAGTTCCACTACAGCTCGCTGAGCTTCCACTCCCTCGTCATGGAGTTCGATTTGGCCTGCCTGAGCGACATCTTTGTGGCCTGGTCGCAGTACTGGCATCTCTTTGGCTTCTTCATGGGCGGCGTGGTGGCCACCAAGCTGCTGCCGGTGCTGAGTCCACGGCAGATCTACGTGACGGGCATTTGGTCGCTCCTCGGCTGTGGCCTGCTGACGGTTCTGGTGAATGATTTCAGTCTGCACTGCGCCCTGCGCTGTCTGGCGGCTATCGCCTGCTCCTTGATGGTTACCGCGGGAGAGGCCATAT TCAGCGACATCGCAGCGGGCAAGCATCGTCGGGCTGCCCTGCTCCTCTACGATACCTTCTGGGCCTTGGGTTTGATCCTACTGCCTGGCATGGCCTCCTTTGCATACAGCTGGCGGCACATTTACTTGGAGATtagcctgccgctgctggtaaTTATCTTCCTGTTGCCATGGACACCGGATTCACCGCGTTGGGTGCTCCAGCACACAAAGGACTCCCAGACAGCCATCGATGGGACTGTGGAGCTCGTGCTCGAGGCCGCCCGCATCAATGGCCATTGGTTCCATGTCCCCAAGGACTTGCCCCATCAGCTGGAGTTGCTCAGGGAGCGGTTGCTGTCGCAGTCTTCGCCTGTCTGCTGGCTGGACCTCTGGCGAGGGCACAGCCGCACCACAATCCACATGGTGGCTGTGCACATGGCTCTGGCTGCATTTCTGGTGGTTCATGTGGGTCTGCTGCTCAACATTCGAGCCTTTGGCAGGGAACACCTTCTGCTGAACACCATGGCCATGGGCTTGGCTGAGATTTTGGGCTGCTTCTCGGCCTTGTACCTGACGTTCCACCACAACCCTCGCCAGTGGCAATGGGCAGGAGGCTTCTGCATCTTCGGAGGCTGCAttggctgcctctgctggtTCTTCAACGGTGTGGATATGCCTGACGCTTACGAGATCTCTTTGTGGCTGTTCTTGAGCACACTGCCCAAGGTAGCTGTCTCCTGTGGCCAGTCCATGATCCTGGCCTGCATGGGTGAACTAGTGCCGCCCGAGCACCGCACCCAGTTCGCCTTTTCTGCTCACACCTGGGCCAGGGTATGGCAGCTATCCGCCTCCCTTCTCATCCTACTCAGAGAGGTCAGCATAGCCTTCTCCTTGACCTCCTTTTGCATGCTGGTCGTACTGGGTGGCCTTTGCACCTGTTGCCTGGTCACTCCGCAACAGGAACAAGCACTGAAGAAGGGGCAGCAACGTGCTGGAAACGGTTGCCATAATCTAATTTTATAA
- the LOC117896731 gene encoding putative fatty acyl-CoA reductase CG5065: protein MEKTKVENPMDIYHDSVIFITGATGFVGKTLLEKLLWSFPQIKRIYMLIRPKGGVSVKQRFQEFLQNRIFERLRAEHPERLKKIFHFAGNIEDDNFGLSEADRVRLCGEVNIIFHSAATVRFNECLKVAARVNSQATYNLLELCREMTQLRSFLYVSTAYCNPGRKYVDEEVYPTLPPVDWRQFLTCTKKIPEDYLNQLSDYIKGPHVNTYTFTKSIAEQIVNAYKDVIPIVIVRPSIVTAAYREPYPGWIDNIQAISGIMMEIGKGGISSILGDKDMICDIIPVDFVVNAMIMMINKAKLGSLSICNATSGVTNPITWQHLGELTMKWSRIYPTKRMIMFPNFKYRRSASQHELAVWMLHFVPALLMDLRTLLLSQKKRMVTPIARKFRQACLAGSFFSLNEWIFKNKSRYYFKEQIENGTFPMLYWNLEDLDYDEYVRRHMIGINKYLHRENFTVDSNKLMVTKVYWVWIFLHLCFYMLLIYVIF, encoded by the exons ATGGAAAAGACTAAAGTGGAAAACCCAATGGATATCTACCACGATTCAGTGATCTTCATAACAG GAGCCACGGGCTTTGTGGGCAAGAcgctgctggagaagctgctCTGGAGTTTTCCACAAATCAAGCGGATCTACATGCTGATCCGACCCAAGGGCGGTGTCAGCGTCAAGCAAAGATTCCAGGAGTTTCTGCAGAATCGAATCTTCGAGCGACTGCGAGCCGAACATCCGGAGCGACTGAAGAAAATCTTTCATTTCGCTGGCAACATTGAGGACGACAATTTCG GTTTGTCAGAGGCGGACAGAGTCAGGTTGTGCGGCGAGGTGAACATTATCTTCCACAGTGCGGCAACG GTGCGCTTCAATGAGTGCCTCAAGGTGGCAGCGCGTGTCAACTCCCAGGCGACATACAATTTGCTGGAACTCTGCAGAGAAATGACACAATTGAGG AGCTTTTTGTATGTTTCCACGGCCTACTGCAATCCGGGTCGCAAATATGTGGACGAGGAAGTGTATCCCACACTGCCGCCGGTGGACTGGCGTCAGTTCCTCACCTGCACCAAGAAAATACCCGAAGACTATCTCAATCAGCTGTCGGACTACATCAAGGGCCCGCATGTCAACACCTACACATTCACCAAGTCCATAGCCGAGCAGATTGTCAACGCGTACAAGGATGTGATTCCCATTGTGATTGTGAGACCCTCGATTGTGACGGCCGCCTACCGGGAGCCATATCCCGGCTGGATCGACAACATACAGGCCATCAGTGGCATCATGATGGAGATTGGCAAGggcggcatcagcagcataTTGGGCGACAAGGATATGATATGCGACATCATACCAGTGGACTTTGTGGTCAATgcgatgattatgatgattaACAAGGCAAAGTTGGGCAG TTTAAGCATCTGCAATGCCACATCGGGTGTGACAAACCCCATCACTTGGCAGCATTTGGGGGAGCTAACCATGAAGTGGTCGAGGATCTATCCCACCAAGCGTATGATTATGTTCCCCAACTTCAAGTATCGTCGCAGTGCCTCCCAACATGAGCTGGCCGTGTGGATGCTGCACTTTGTGCCCGCCCTGCTAATGGATCTgcgcacgctgctgctgtcccagAAGAAGCGAATGGTCACGCCCATAGCCAGGAAGTTTCGACAGGCCTGTCTGGCAG GCAGCTTCTTTTCGCTGAATGAATGGATCTTCAAGAACAAAAGTCGCTATTACTTCAAAGAACAGATTGAGAACGGCACTTTTCCCATGCTCTACTGGAACCTGGAAGATCTCGACTACGATGAATACGTGCGGCGTCACATGATTGGcattaacaaatatttgcatcgGGAAAACTTTACTGTGGACTCCAATAAGCTTATGGTAACAAA GGTCTATTGGGTCTGGATATTTCTTCATTTGTGCTTTTACATGTTGCTTATCTACGTCATATTTTAG
- the LOC117896725 gene encoding solute carrier family 22 member 13, with translation MVNLPAIRAGRPTTPSPQLSQRQVSHAHSNEIESESAKRMRAVTLPAPTAAPPGSDVIGDVVGDFGIWQLRTILIIFLCKIPAAWFMACIIFTGPELYPGSEFTCDTSYLEGSSGSSSNYSISDNQCYVMDEATGSTTECEQFSYVSSFDSLIMQFNLVCLRDIFVAWTQYWHLFGVLVGGVLGTKMMLGISPRSTYCVGAVAQIVCGVVTGYARDFSLHCAFRCLSAVCCAIMFTAGQAIFADITAGMHRIGAIILYDTFWSVGVILLPGLSSFFNSWSLIYVGITFPTIMLIVLLYWTPDSPRWLLKHAVDRFSIDNVEQIVREGAAINDRTFKIPPDFRQQLDQLSQRLKAQPPPAPWKELWVGKRAKTHMIAAHLALAFFVINFMGMLLNIRSFGRDYLVPNTIAMGFSEIIGCFLALHFTLKHNKWKWQCAGVFNILAGILGCLGWIFTNADQMDADLKVSLWMIIATIPKAAVSCAQSMILACMNELMPANKKQLFVFSVVTWARVWLLSAPFFNVLKKIDTAMSLTSYCVFSILGGICTSLILTPRTSVAPVVPPQAVEQCDKKEQSPLNAPVWTIESDVNNTRL, from the exons ATGGTTAATCTACCGGCCATACGAGCCGGACGTCCCACTACGCCCAGTCCGCAGTTGTCCCAGCGCCAAGTCTCGCACGCCCATTCGAATGAGATTGAAAGTGAATCTGCCAAGAGAATGAGGGCAGTCACACTCCCAGCTCCGACAGCAGCACCCCCAGGCAGCGATGTCATTGGCGATGTGGTGGGGGACTTCGGCATCTGGCAGCTGAGAACGATCCTCATCATATTTCTGTGCAAGATTCCTGCCGCCTGGTTCATGGCCTGCATCATATTCACCGGCCCCGAGCTGTATCCCGGCTCGGAGTTCACCTGTGACACCAGCTACCTGGagggcagcagtggcagcagctccaactaCAGCATCTCGGACAATCAGTGCTATGTGATGGATGAGGCCACGGGCAGTACGACGGAATGCGAACAGTTCTCCTACGTGTCCAGCTTTGACTCCCTGATCATGCAGTTCAATCTGGTCTGCCTGCGAGACATCTTTGTGGCATGGACTCAGTACTGGCATCTGTTTGGTGTGCTCGTGGGCGGCGTGCTTGGCACAAAGATGATGCTGGGCATTAGTCCAAGGAGCACCTACTGCGTGGGCGCTGTGGCACAGATTGTGTGCGGCGTCGTTACGGGGTATGCCCGAGACTTCAGTCTGCACTGCGCCTTTCGATGTCTTTCGGCTGTCTGCTGTGCCATCATGTTCACCGCTGGACAGGCTATAT TTGCGGATATCACTGCTGGAATGCATCGCATTGGTGCCATCATCTTGTACGACACCTTCTGGTCCGTGGGTGTGATCCTGTTGCCTGGCCTCTCCTCATTCTTCAACAGTTGGTCCCTGATCTATGTGGGCATTACCTTCCCCACCATCATGCTGATTGTCTTGCTCTACTGGACTCCCGATTCACCCCGCTGGCTGCTCAAACATGCCGTAGATCGTTTCTCCATCGACAATGTGGAGCAGATTGTGCGAGAGGGTGCCGCCATCAACGATCGCACCTTCAAAATCCCACCCGACTTTCGGCAGCAGTTGGACCAACTCAGCCAGCGACTCAAGGCCCAACCACCGCCTGCTCCCTGGAAGGAGTTGTGGGTGGGAAAGCGGGCCAAGACCCACATGATTGCCGCTCATCTGGCGTTGGCTTTCTTTGTGATCAACTTTATGGGCATGCTGCTGAACATACGATCCTTTGGCAGGGATTATCTCGTGCCGAATACCATTGCAATGG GATTCTCTGAGATTATTGGCTGCTTCTTGGCCTTACATTTCACGCTCAAGCACAACAAATGGAAGTGGCAATGTGCTGGAGTGTTCAATATACTTGCCGGCATCCTAGGCTGTCTGGGCTGGATCTTTACCAATGCAGATCAGA TGGATGCTGATCTCAAAGTCAGTTTATGGATGATCATTGCCACCATACCCAAGGCGGCAGTCTCCTGTGCCCAGTCCATGATTCTTGCCTGCATGAACGAACTGATGCCGGCCAATAAGAAACAACTCTTTGTGTTTTCCGTCGTCACCTGGGCACGCGTGTGGCTGCTGTCGGCCCCGTTCTTCAATGTACTCAAGAAAATCGATACGGCCATGTCGCTGACCTCGTACTGTGTGTTCAGCATTCTGGGTGGGATCTGCACCAGTCTGATACTCACGCCCCGGACAAGTGTGGCCCCTGTTGTGCCGCCTCAGGCAGTGGAGCAGTGCGACAAGAAGGAGCAGTCGCCCTTGAATGCACCCGTTTGGACCATCGAGTCGGATGTGAACAACACACGATTGTAG